A region of Bombyx mori chromosome 13, ASM3026992v2 DNA encodes the following proteins:
- the LOC101744370 gene encoding uncharacterized protein LOC101744370, translated as MSRHLWTLTLILICLPILATVITAFRIRDLPKVSHDSAKKEHCDDCEAKVGHKLNSVRIDSDKRPNVETKNDVREKLEQTNKKPLEPHITHKYVTKSDKDDDDDLDVSKIRPAFKNERVKAHSVDLKTKAGDKNSWSLFSDDYDNEDDEVNDDDDNDDDEYGDSYSDDDDDDDEMIRKHPITPKIPRATIINVKKKTDLPKSYSTATFKISETKNKLEKRFDFHDDEDEDSDENIDDRLSKFSRKQTKNTEAKNEEKINVSHKEKSLLKAQSNEEIHSKEDGERNSGLKTKDKPSLKATEKMKDDDTLTKNTTDSNTKNAKQHLAKHDVDLRSNENFEKDKNNARSKIKDSNIPEKFDSTESKRNKVSDTQAKKAIDEKSKKDQPSKTDSIKTDVKSTKQSTKQSKIKELALSSSKEDQEPNKEKQSKDQLLAPSEESEDFQTSTFWSPLTFFLTDNSKEKDDIESPPPKKDFNEKNAEAQKAESKAKSSPSVSKISIKSKSNLDDKAEVKIKTTDTSIKTEKRSENMKTKTIPQEIKKDLKKETKDKSEKAAESISHKSVEQATSKVLISRELKDENDSGGRNFEKKTKEDSKKQETLGDEYKLLETMKEFKVERSKKCTEKQYIKNSRESTEKLVDGKEVKSGSHLKQMNDALQRRNLLKSEFDDFYTFFPTFAPNFSRIHNPECRRHGQIVLRQLRGTKLWALNMLDATAKIPAGILQGNGIQLGDFDQCLSSRARVQLDTGSVVKVQGKYCLVHLDVKAEHPELETPVHLAQAKNLIRGRIDDPGHFVPRFSTLSWGICVPSACDPGDVELVFRDAIKHYQKTSGFAIRVKVEEEDCHVEPSSDLWQRWLEPPVLATLVFYGVIILLVIVGTVQDFLARLPADEGVGEGNNKGNKERSQTKDGIFTVFSLYRTVSKLTASGTSDEIPCIHGVRAIATIALLVAHKFFPVANMPYTNRLRITETVSSPMWSWCRAGWMFTDCFLLLSGTLTAHRMSIDTETAAPKRLFSRYIRLTPALLAVVLFYAYIWDNISSGPMWGTFVTKNAEICQQGWWWNLLYVQNYFGLEEMCAPQTHQLALDMQLTILGGIVVWAIQVKKGLSLILLPVLHGVAAYLRYSTVRDHRLTLLAYHGVSVSQLYRTARLSYTSTLHRSTAYLIGITLGMALTKPTRHGKIILTLGWLTSGMLWALVWWAGIDSGSTSYRYSASFAAQYAGLAPIASAMAIAWLIYAVNNGNYGLLSQFLCCRPLAIISRLSYALYLCQFIIFMTNLGVVRNSSEFTLMSLVDLQEIAAILISSIILTLTLVIPMQSFHKLLKFSFKFENNLQNGPKTEKNETNSKELYSKSKEEREIKQKPRAHFLAHREVLEEIPEEEVEYEMHRHKNEELDEIVEEEENEELGEVDQHHFDEELDVIEEEQGGEEAWVEREYDERPYSREDNELDEWEWTANNEDGAQFFRNIR; from the exons ATGTCGCGACACTTATGGACGCTAACTCTAATTTTAATCTGCCTCCCTATCCTAGCCACAGTGATAACCGCATTCCGTATTCGCGACCTGCCCAAAGTTTCTCATGATAGTGCGAAAAAAGAACATTGTGATGATTGTGAAGCGAAGGTAGGTCATAAATTGAATAGCGTTCGAATCGATAGTGATAAACGACCGAACGTGGAAACAAAGAATGATGTTCGTGAAAAACTGGAGCAAACCAACAAAAAGCCTCTTGAACCTCATATTACTCATAAATATGTGACAAAGAGTGATAAAGATGACGACGATGACTTGGATGTTTCGAAGATAAGGCCAGCTTTTAAGAATGAACGAGTGAAGGCGCACTCTGTCGATTTGAAAACAAAAGCTGGTGATAAAAATAGTTGGAGTTTGTTCAGCGACGATTATGATAATGAAGACGATGAagttaatgatgatgatgataatgatgatgatgaatatggTGACAGTTATagtgatgatgacgatgacgaTGATGAAATGATCAGAAAGCATCCGATAACTCCTAAAATACCACGAGCTACAATTATTAATGTGAAAAAGAAAACAGACTTACCAAAATCTTATTCAACAGCTACTTTTAAAATTAGTGAAACTAAGAACAAATTAGAGAAACGTTTTGATTTTCATGACGATGAAGATGAAGATAGTGATGAAAATATTGATGATAGATTATCAAAATTTAGTAGGAAACAAACGAAAAATACAGAAGcaaaaaacgaagaaaaaattaatgttagtCACAAAGAGAAAAGTTTGCTAAAGGCccaatctaatgaagaaattcacAGTAAAGAAGATGGAGAAAGAAATAGTGGATTGAAAACAAAAGACAAACCAAGCCTCAAAGCAACCGAGAAAATGAAGGACGATGACACATTAACTAAAAATACTACAGATTCAAATACAAAGAATGCAAAACAGCATTTAGCAAAACATGATGTTGATCTTCGTTCAAATGAGAACtttgaaaaagataaaaataatgctCGGTCAAAGATTAAAGATTCGAATATTCCAGAAAAATTCGACTCAACCGAGAGTAAGCGAAATAAAGTTAGTGACACCCAAGCCAAAAAAGCAATAGATGAGAAAAGTAAAAAAGATCAGCCATCAAAAACAGATTCAATAAAAACTGATGTTAAAAGTACCAAGCAAAGCACAAAACAATCGAAAATTAAAGAATTGGCTTTATCTTCTAGTAAAGAGGACCAAGAAccgaataaagaaaaacaatcaaAGGATCAATTATTAGCGCCTTCTGAAGAATCAGAAGATTTTCAAACGTCAACATTCTGGTCACCGCTAACATTCTTTTTAACAGATAACAGTAAAGAAAAAGATGACATAGAGTCACCACCACCAAAAAAagatttcaatgaaaaaaatgcGGAAGCGCAAAAAGCAGAAAGTAAAGCAAAATCTTCGCCATCTGTTtctaaaatatcaataaaatccAAGTCGAATCTTGATGATAAAgcagaagtaaaaataaaaactacagaTACATCTATTAAGACAGAAAAACGCTCTGAAAACATGAAAACTAAAACCATTCCgcaggaaataaaaaaagacttaaaGAAAGAAACAAAAGATAAAAGTGAAAAAGCTGCAGAATCAATCAGTCATAAGTCAGTGGAACAAGCAACTTCAAAAGTATTAATTTCTCGCGAGTTAAAAGATGAGAATGATAGTGGTGGCAGAAATTTTGAGAAGAAAACAAAAGAAGACTCGAAAAAGCAAGAAACTCTAGGAGATGAATACAAGCTATTAGAGACTATGAAAGAATTTAAAGTAGAGCGAAGTAAAAAATGTACTGAAaagcaatatattaaaaatagtagAGAATCAACTGAGAAATTGGTAGACGGCAAAGAAGTTAAAAGTGGAAGTCATTTAAAACAAATGAACGATGCATTACAAAGAAGAAATTTATTGAAAAGCGAATTCGACGATTTTTATACGTTTTTTCCGACATTTGCACCGAATTTTTCGCGCATTCACAATCCAGAATGCAGACGTCACGGTCAGATTGTATTAAGGCAACTACGTGGCACTAAATTATGGGCTCTGAATA TGCTGGATGCCACAGCTAAGATCCCCGCGGGAATCCTCCAAGGTAATGGCATCCAACTCGGTGATTTCGATCAGTGCCTCAGCAGTAGAGCTCGTGTACAGTTGGATACCGGGTCCGTCGTCAAGGTGCAGGGAAAGTATTGCTTGGTTCATTTGGACGTTAAGGCTGAACATCCCGAGCTGGAGACGCCGGTGCATTTGGCGCAAGCCAAAAACCTGATCAGAGGCCGGATTGATGAT CCAGGTCACTTTGTGCCGCGTTTTTCGACGCTGAGCTGGGGTATCTGTGTACCTTCAGCCTGCGATCCCGGGGATGTTGAACTGGTGTTTCGCGATGCCATTAAACACTATCAGAAAACCAGTGGATTTGCAATACGAGTTAAAGTTGAGGAAGAAGACTGCCATGTTGAGCCCTCTTCTGATTTATGGCAACGTTGGTTGGAACCGCCAGTACTTGCTACTTT AGTATTTTACGGTGTCATCATTCTGTTAGTTATTGTGGGAACAGTACAAGACTTTCTCGCGAGACTCCCAGCAGATGAGGGCGTTGGTGAAGGCAACAATAAAGGAAATAAAGAAAGAAGTCAAACAAAAG ATGGTATATTCactgtattttcattgtacagAACTGTCAGTAAGCTTACAGCTTCTGGAACCTCAGACGAGATACCTTGCATCCATGGAGTGAGGGCCATCGCGACCATAGCTCTTTTGGTGGCGCATAAATTCTTCCCAGTTGCTAATATGCCGTACACAAATAGATTGAGGATTACAGAA ACAGTAAGTTCACCAATGTGGTCGTGGTGCAGAGCCGGATGGATGTTCACGGATTGCTTTCTTCTTTTAAGTGGAACTCTGACTGCTCACCGCATGAGCATCGACACAGAAACAGCGGCACCGAAGCGTCTCTTCTCCCGATATATCAG ATTGACTCCAGCGTTGCTGGCTGTAGTATTGTTTTACGCTTACATCTGGGATAACATATCGTCGGGACCAATGTGGGGTACATTCGTTACGAAGAACGCCGAGATTTGCCAGCAAGGATGGTGGTGGAACTTGCTTTACGTACAGAACTACTTCGGTCTTGAAGAAATG TGCGCACCTCAAACTCATCAGCTAGCCTTAGACATGCAGTTAACTATACTTGGAGGCATTGTCGTTTGGGCGATCCAAGTGAAGAAAGGTTTATCTTTGATCCTTCTGCCGGTTCTGCACGGCGTGGCTGCGTATTTGAGGTACTCCACGGTACGCGATCATCGGCTTACACTGTTGGCTTATCACGGTGTTAG TGTAAGCCAGCTGTATAGGACTGCTCGTTTGAGCTATACATCGACATTGCACCGATCTACAGCATACCTGATAGGAATCACATTGGGCATGGCTTTGACAAAACCAACGAGACACGGCAag aTAATCCTAACACTTGGTTGGCTAACCAGTGGTATGCTCTGGGCCTTGGTCTGGTGGGCAGGCATCGACTCAGGCTCTACCAGCTACCGCTACAGCGCATCATTCGCAGCTCAGTATGCTGGACTAGCGCCGATTGCATCCGCAATGGCTATAGCTTGGCTGATTTATGCAGTTAATAATGGCAACTATG GTCTGCTATCTCAGTTCCTCTGCTGCCGGCCTTTGGCTATAATCAGCCGTCTCTCCTACGCTCTCTATTTGTGTCAGTTCATAATCTTTATGACCAACTTGGGCGTTGTCAGAAATTCAAGTGAATTCACTTTGATGTCTCTG GTCGATTTACAGGAAATAGCAGCGATTCTGATTTCGTCAATTATCCTGACACTAACTCTAGTAATTCCAATGCAATCTTTTCATAAGCTACTaaaattttcattcaaattcGAAAATAATCTACAAAATGGGCCAAAAACAGAGAAAAATGAAACGAATTCTAAAGAACTTTATTCGAAATCAAAAGAAGAACGAGAAATCAAACAGAAACCTAGAGCTCACTTTCTAGCTCACAGAGAAGTGTTAGAAGAAATACCCGAAGAAGAAGTCGAGTATGAAATGCATAGACATAAAAATGAAGAACTAGATGAAATTGTAGAGGAAGAAGAAAACGAAGAATTAGGAGAAGTAGATCAACATCATTTTGATGAGGAATTAGATGTTATTGAAGAAGAACAAGGGGGAGAGGAGGCTTGGGTGGAAAGGGAGTATGACGAAAGACCTTATTCTAGAGAAGACAACGAACTGGATGAATGGGAGTGGACAGCTAACAATGAAGATGGTGCTCAATTTTTTCGAAACATAAGATAG